From Candidatus Woesearchaeota archaeon, a single genomic window includes:
- a CDS encoding SpoVR family protein, which translates to MDKKLNIEICKLERIAKEQLGLDFYPIQFNLVSPGYISQIASFGLPERFIHWDFGREYKKFNRGGGDMKILELVLNNNPAYAYLSKDNTYNENLFVIAHVMGHADFFKNNGNFKKLSQNMVDKAAVNAKIVDMLRVEYGEKIDEYLTSLLSVASSSINSLQYEYKKKENLFYYLYGHAGKNECYQKFLFDMIKEEFEYFDPIYRAQIANEGWATFAEFNILKEYFNPQQWWDFARNFGLRPEVYKLGFEIYNSIYKENGWGKCLDVRMCCDDIAFVQSYLSQNIVNMLKMGFKKDSGKLEIANIDDVISTLVVQKQTKGCPIFTVDTENSEKSGSLYIFYECKPGEELDPLNPRNTAFFKQIYNLWRNDIIFEIYYPDSIKGKEYLYDPEDKIMRIL; encoded by the coding sequence ATGGACAAAAAATTAAATATTGAAATTTGCAAGTTAGAAAGGATTGCAAAGGAACAATTAGGATTGGATTTTTATCCGATACAATTTAATCTGGTTTCTCCTGGTTATATTTCGCAAATTGCCTCCTTTGGGCTGCCTGAAAGATTTATCCATTGGGATTTTGGAAGAGAATATAAAAAATTTAACCGGGGTGGCGGGGATATGAAAATATTGGAGCTTGTTTTAAATAATAATCCGGCATATGCATACCTTTCAAAAGATAACACCTATAATGAAAATCTATTTGTTATTGCGCATGTAATGGGACATGCAGACTTTTTTAAGAATAATGGTAATTTTAAAAAGCTTAGTCAAAACATGGTTGATAAAGCGGCAGTAAATGCAAAGATTGTTGATATGTTAAGAGTTGAATATGGTGAAAAAATCGATGAATATTTGACATCGTTATTGTCAGTTGCAAGCTCTTCGATAAATTCGTTGCAGTATGAATATAAAAAGAAAGAAAATTTGTTTTATTATTTATATGGACATGCTGGTAAAAATGAATGTTATCAAAAGTTTTTATTTGATATGATAAAAGAAGAATTTGAATATTTTGATCCTATTTATCGCGCACAAATTGCAAATGAAGGATGGGCAACATTTGCAGAGTTCAATATTTTAAAAGAGTATTTTAATCCGCAGCAATGGTGGGATTTTGCAAGAAATTTTGGATTAAGGCCTGAAGTGTATAAGCTAGGTTTTGAAATTTATAATTCAATATATAAAGAAAATGGTTGGGGGAAATGCTTAGACGTAAGAATGTGTTGTGATGACATAGCATTTGTGCAAAGTTATCTAAGTCAGAATATCGTTAATATGTTAAAAATGGGTTTTAAAAAAGATTCAGGCAAACTTGAAATAGCAAATATTGACGATGTAATTTCTACTCTTGTGGTGCAAAAACAGACTAAGGGTTGCCCTATTTTTACAGTAGATACTGAAAATTCCGAAAAGAGCGGGAGTTTATATATTTTTTATGAGTGTAAGCCCGGAGAAGAATTAGACCCGCTTAATCCTCGAAATACTGCTTTCTTTAAACAAATTTATAATCTTTGGAGAAACGATATCATCTTTGAAATTTATTATCCCGATTCTATAAAAGGCAAAGAATATTTGTATGATCCTGAAGATAAAATTATGAGAATTTTGTAA
- the kae1 gene encoding N(6)-L-threonylcarbamoyladenine synthase Kae1: MKCLGIETTAHTFGVAVLDEKKILSNIRDVYTTETGGMIPFKLGEHHLNCCDKVLNNALSQAGVEMQDIELVSFSQGPGQGHALRVGAMMARALSLKYNIPIIGVNHCVAHLSIGLMQTGAKDPVLLYASGANTQIIAYEAEKYRIFGETLDIGIGNFLDSLARSLGLGFPGGPKIYELSLKGKKLLDVPYLVKGMDLNFGGLLTNLKQKFKQGESKEDIAYTAQEIAYAMLLEVSERAMAHCGKSELLLGGGVACNKRLQEMSIKMCDERGARCFILENQFNIDNAAMIAWQGILEYRAGKRQKIEDTKILPYWRTDEVIVNWR; the protein is encoded by the coding sequence ATGAAATGTCTCGGTATTGAAACAACTGCCCATACATTCGGTGTCGCAGTATTGGATGAAAAAAAAATTCTTAGCAATATTAGAGATGTTTATACAACTGAAACTGGCGGAATGATTCCTTTTAAGTTAGGAGAACATCATTTAAACTGCTGCGATAAAGTGCTTAACAATGCTCTTTCACAGGCGGGCGTTGAAATGCAGGATATTGAACTTGTTTCATTTTCACAAGGCCCCGGACAAGGACACGCGCTTCGTGTGGGCGCAATGATGGCAAGGGCGTTATCTTTAAAATATAATATTCCGATAATAGGAGTTAACCATTGCGTGGCACACCTTTCAATAGGGTTGATGCAAACAGGTGCAAAAGACCCAGTGTTGCTTTATGCATCTGGCGCAAATACTCAGATAATCGCCTATGAGGCCGAAAAATACAGAATCTTTGGCGAAACTCTCGACATAGGAATTGGAAACTTTCTTGATTCGCTTGCCAGAAGTTTAGGTTTGGGATTCCCGGGAGGTCCAAAAATTTACGAACTTTCTTTGAAAGGAAAAAAATTATTAGATGTTCCGTATTTAGTAAAAGGCATGGATTTGAACTTTGGCGGGCTATTGACAAATCTAAAACAAAAATTTAAACAAGGCGAATCAAAAGAAGACATTGCATATACTGCGCAAGAAATTGCATATGCAATGCTGTTAGAGGTAAGTGAGCGCGCAATGGCGCATTGCGGAAAATCTGAACTTTTACTTGGGGGCGGTGTTGCATGCAATAAACGTTTGCAAGAAATGTCAATAAAAATGTGCGATGAACGCGGCGCGCGATGTTTTATTTTAGAGAACCAGTTCAATATTGATAATGCAGCAATGATCGCATGGCAAGGCATACTGGAATATCGCGCAGGCAAACGCCAAAAAATTGAAGATACAAAAATTTTGCCTTACTGGCGAACCGATGAAGTCATAGTAAACTGGAGATAA